The genomic DNA CATGAGACAATAAATTATGAGTGGATAAAAAATAAAATAAAAAATGCATATGAATATAGAAAATTATTCTTTAAAAAAGAAAAAACATTTAGATTGATTTTTGGAGAGGGTGACTATTTTCCGGGATTAATCATAGATAAATTTGAAAATTACTTTGTAATACAGGTAAATACACTTGGAATATACAGATTAAAAAAATATATAATAGATGCTTTAATAGAATTATTTAACCCAGATGGAATATTTGAAAAAGATGATGAAAAAAATGCTAAAATCGAAGGATTTGATTATGAAGAAAGATGGATATATAAAGAAGGACCGGAGTTAATACCATTTGAAATTAATGGGATTAAATTTTTTGCAGACACATTAGGGCAGAAAACGGGATTTTTCCTGGATCAGAGATATAATGCCTTAAAAGTAAAAGAAATGGCAAATAATAAGACAGTATTAGATGGATTTGCGTATACAGGGAATTTTGGAGTACATGCGCTGATGGGTAATGCCAAACATGTTACATTCCTGGATTATTCAGATAGAGCATTATATGTATTGGAACACACATTAAAAATAAACAATATTCCAAAAGATAAATATGAATTATATGAAACAAATACATTTGACCAACTAAGAAAATTTGATGATGCTAATATATATTTTGATTTTGTAATTATAGATCCCCCGTCATTGGCTAAATCACGAAAATCAATAAAAAATGCTATAAGGGGGTATAAAGAATTAAATCTTAGAGCAATGAGAACAACAAAAAATAAAGGGTTATTTGCAACAGCATCATGTACCCAATTAGTATATGAAGAAGAGTTTAAAAAAATAATATTTGATGCTGCGAAAGACAATAAAATATTATTAAAACAGATATATAAAGGTTCGCAATGTCCAGATCATCCCGTAATATACAATATATTGGAAACTGAGTATTTAAAATTTTATTTATTTGAAATAGAAAGTTATAAAATATAAATTAAATTTAATATTTATTCAAAGGAGCGATTATCTAAAAACGAATCTTTTTGATTCGTTTTTTTTATTTATTATACGATGTTGTACATTCGTTATTATAATTTTAAAATGCTAATAATTTTAGTATGCATAAAATTATTATTTCATATATGAAAGAATGAAAAAAATTTCATTAAAAAAGATTAAATAAGAATTGGCATTGATATTTGTAATTATACGCTCTTTTTTCAGTTTTGTATCAAATGTTAAAAAAGATATAATAACTATGAAGAATTTTTCATAAATAAAAAATAGAGGGGTGAGTTAGTTGAAAGTAGTAAAAGCCGAAGAGGCTATTTCTTTTGTTAACAACGAAGATAGCTTAATGATTGGGGGATTTTTAACTGTTGGAACACCTGAGTTATTAATTGATGAGTTAATAAAACAAAATAAAAAAAACTTAACGATTATTTGTAACGACACGTCATTTGAAGATAAAGGAATAGGTAGATTAATTTTTCACAAATTAGTAAAAAAAGTAATTACTTCACATATAGGAACAAATAAAGAAACACAAAGACAATATATAGAGAAAGAATTAGAGGTTGAACTTGTCCCGCAGGGTACATTAATTGAACAAATTAGAGCAGGCGGAGTAGGACTTGGTGGAATATTAACGCCTACTGGAATAGGTACAGTAGTAGAAGAAGGAAAACAAATTATAGAAATAAATGGAAAAAGCTATATACTTGAAAAGGCTATAAAAGCTAAGATTGCATTGGTTAAAGCTAAAAGATGTGATTATGTTGGCAATTTGCAATTTGAATTTACTGCAAGAAATTTTAATCCAATAATAGCAATGGCAGCAGACATTGTAGTAGTTGAAGTTGATGAAATAGTTCCAACGGGAACATTTGGTCCGGATGAAGTTCATATTCCAGGAGCACTTGTTGATTATGTCGTAATAAGGGGGAGAAAATAATGAATCCAAAAGAAAGAATTGCTAAAAGAGTAGCAAAAGAATTTAAACCTGGAAATATAGTAAATTTAGGTATAGGGTTACCAACATTGGTTGCAAATTATGTACCGAAAGAAATGAATATATTTTTTCATGGAGAAAATGGTGTGTTAGGAATAGGTTCTGAAATATCAGAAGAATATGCGAATCTCAATTTAACCAATGCAGGAGGCAAATTTATAAATACCTTGCCTGGTGCCATGACGTTTGATACTGCATTTTCATTTGCTTTAATAAGAGGAGGGCATTTAGATTATACAGTTTTAGGAGGTCTTCAAGTAGATGAAGAAGGACATTTAGCAAACTGGATGGTGCCTGGAAAATTAATACCTGGAATGGGCGGAGCAATGGATCTTGTTACTGGTGCGAAAAAAGTTATAATAGCCATGACACATACAGCAAAAGGAAAACCAAAAATTGTAAAAAAATGTAATTTGCCTTTAACTTCATCAAGAAGAGTAGATTTAATAGTTACAGAATATGCTGTAATAGAACCAACAGATGAAGGATTAGTATTAAAAGAAATTGCTCCAGATATTAAAATAGATGAATTAAAAGCAATAACAGAAGCAGAATTAATAATTCCAGAAGATTTAAAAATTATGGAAATTTAAGGAGGATAATTATGGGAGAAAAGGTAATGATAAGAGTTAGAATGAGTCTTCATGATGCGCATTATGGAGGGAATCTTGTAGATGGTGCAAAAATTCTTCAGTTGTTTGGGGACGTTGCAACAGAATTACTAATTAGACATGATGGAGATGAAGGGTTATTTAAAGCATATGATAATATAGAGTTTATAGCTCCGGTATATGCTGGGGATTATGTAGAAGTGACAGGTGAAATTGTAAAAGTTGGAAATACATCGAGAAAAATGGTGTTTGAAGCAAAAAAAGTAATAACACCAAGGCCTGATATATCAGATTCAGCGGCAGATTATCTTGAAAAACCGATAGTGGTATGTAGAGCAAGTGGAACATGTGTTGTTCCAAAAGATAAACAAAGGAAGGGGAAATAATGGAAAAATTAGTAATTACAGTAGCTTTAACCGGCGCTGAAGTTACAAGAAAACAACAGCCAAATCTACCACTCACGCCTGATGAAATAGCTCAGGCAGCATACGAGTGCTACCTTGCAGGTGCCTCTATAGCACATGTTCATGCAAGGAATGAAAAGGGAGAACCTACACAATCATATGAAGTATATAAAGAAATAAAAGAAAAAATAGAAACTAAATGTAATATGATATTTCAGCCATCGACAGGAGGAGCTGTG from Marinitoga sp. 1197 includes the following:
- a CDS encoding class I SAM-dependent rRNA methyltransferase — translated: MANIYLKNNIKSRILNGHSWVYENEIEKILGDYDNGDIVDVFYNKKFVGRGYINNNSKIRVRLLTKKHETINYEWIKNKIKNAYEYRKLFFKKEKTFRLIFGEGDYFPGLIIDKFENYFVIQVNTLGIYRLKKYIIDALIELFNPDGIFEKDDEKNAKIEGFDYEERWIYKEGPELIPFEINGIKFFADTLGQKTGFFLDQRYNALKVKEMANNKTVLDGFAYTGNFGVHALMGNAKHVTFLDYSDRALYVLEHTLKINNIPKDKYELYETNTFDQLRKFDDANIYFDFVIIDPPSLAKSRKSIKNAIRGYKELNLRAMRTTKNKGLFATASCTQLVYEEEFKKIIFDAAKDNKILLKQIYKGSQCPDHPVIYNILETEYLKFYLFEIESYKI
- a CDS encoding CoA transferase subunit A yields the protein MKVVKAEEAISFVNNEDSLMIGGFLTVGTPELLIDELIKQNKKNLTIICNDTSFEDKGIGRLIFHKLVKKVITSHIGTNKETQRQYIEKELEVELVPQGTLIEQIRAGGVGLGGILTPTGIGTVVEEGKQIIEINGKSYILEKAIKAKIALVKAKRCDYVGNLQFEFTARNFNPIIAMAADIVVVEVDEIVPTGTFGPDEVHIPGALVDYVVIRGRK
- a CDS encoding 3-oxoacid CoA-transferase subunit B — translated: MNPKERIAKRVAKEFKPGNIVNLGIGLPTLVANYVPKEMNIFFHGENGVLGIGSEISEEYANLNLTNAGGKFINTLPGAMTFDTAFSFALIRGGHLDYTVLGGLQVDEEGHLANWMVPGKLIPGMGGAMDLVTGAKKVIIAMTHTAKGKPKIVKKCNLPLTSSRRVDLIVTEYAVIEPTDEGLVLKEIAPDIKIDELKAITEAELIIPEDLKIMEI
- a CDS encoding hotdog domain-containing protein produces the protein MGEKVMIRVRMSLHDAHYGGNLVDGAKILQLFGDVATELLIRHDGDEGLFKAYDNIEFIAPVYAGDYVEVTGEIVKVGNTSRKMVFEAKKVITPRPDISDSAADYLEKPIVVCRASGTCVVPKDKQRKGK